One Deinococcus grandis DNA window includes the following coding sequences:
- a CDS encoding GGDEF domain-containing protein — protein sequence MTDAPAPPPLTLAQAWEERDTDPARARQSARAHLNTPAHAQASVLLGYLDWRAGQLPQATEDISAAIGTLRLGEPSVWLGRGLNILAALQSTVNRADRAVELYEEQVSLARHINDAELTATALHDLAVELRRSDPQRARAHITEALGTFRGLNYTFGVAIAHANLAEFDLDEGDLPSAYRHVQQALGYPHLDQHPHLEASLLTTLLLVHPPGTSDAERRRAQRRLRQLHDDSRNPELRATVALALAAHTDNQTASTLLSDALRDLTPLGDHVLLPDLHEQLSGLRDQLGDPAAALHHLRETLAYTRRTHAAERRQNFQTFEILARIQSLQDQAREERQRNTELQAHLQELRALNARIRELGRTDHLTRLANREHLFTEGQHLAQTATDHTPLSAALIDIDHFKVVNDTWGHQTGDLVLQRVARMILDVARPGDIAARYGGEEFVLLRPAPAGDLSASCHDLQQLIRLHPWSSVAPGMHVTLSIGVAQTTTPDFDRLLGDADRRLYRVKRDGRNSILDHD from the coding sequence CCCCTCACTCTGGCCCAGGCCTGGGAGGAGCGCGACACGGACCCCGCCCGCGCCCGCCAGAGCGCCCGCGCGCACCTGAACACCCCCGCCCACGCGCAGGCCAGCGTCCTGCTCGGCTACCTCGACTGGCGCGCCGGGCAGCTCCCGCAGGCCACCGAGGACATCAGCGCCGCGATCGGCACCCTGCGCCTCGGGGAACCCAGCGTGTGGCTCGGGCGGGGCCTGAACATCCTCGCGGCCCTCCAGAGCACCGTGAACCGCGCCGACCGCGCCGTCGAACTGTACGAGGAACAGGTCTCCCTGGCCCGGCACATCAACGACGCGGAACTCACCGCGACCGCCCTGCACGACCTCGCCGTCGAACTGCGCCGCAGCGACCCGCAGCGCGCCCGCGCGCACATCACCGAGGCGCTCGGCACCTTCCGGGGGCTGAACTACACCTTCGGCGTCGCCATCGCCCACGCCAACCTCGCCGAATTCGACCTGGACGAGGGCGACCTGCCCAGCGCCTACCGGCACGTGCAGCAGGCGCTGGGTTACCCGCACCTCGACCAGCACCCCCACCTGGAAGCGAGCCTGCTCACCACCCTACTGCTCGTGCACCCCCCCGGCACCAGCGACGCCGAACGCCGCCGCGCCCAGCGGCGCCTGCGGCAACTGCACGACGACAGCCGCAACCCGGAACTGCGCGCCACCGTCGCCCTGGCCCTCGCCGCGCACACCGACAACCAGACCGCCAGCACCCTCCTCTCGGACGCGCTGCGCGACCTGACCCCCCTGGGCGACCACGTCCTGCTGCCCGACCTGCACGAGCAGCTCAGCGGCCTGCGCGACCAGCTCGGCGACCCCGCCGCCGCCCTGCACCACCTGCGCGAGACCCTCGCCTACACCCGCCGCACCCACGCCGCCGAACGCCGCCAGAACTTCCAGACCTTCGAGATCCTCGCCCGCATCCAGTCCCTGCAGGACCAGGCGCGAGAGGAACGCCAGCGCAACACCGAACTCCAGGCGCACCTGCAGGAACTGCGCGCCCTGAACGCCCGCATCCGCGAACTGGGCCGCACCGACCACCTGACCCGCCTCGCCAACCGCGAGCACCTCTTCACCGAAGGCCAGCACCTCGCGCAGACCGCCACCGACCACACCCCGCTGAGCGCCGCGCTGATCGACATCGACCACTTCAAGGTCGTGAACGACACCTGGGGCCACCAGACCGGCGACCTCGTGCTGCAACGCGTGGCCCGCATGATCCTCGACGTGGCCCGCCCCGGCGACATCGCCGCCCGCTACGGCGGCGAGGAATTCGTGCTGCTGCGCCCGGCGCCCGCCGGGGACCTCAGCGCCAGCTGCCACGACCTCCAGCAGCTCATCCGGCTCCACCCCTGGAGCAGCGTCGCGCCCGGCATGCACGTCACCCTGAGCATCGGCGTGGCCCAGACGACCACCCCGGACTTCGACCGGCTGCTCGGCGACGCCGACCGCCGCCTGTACCGCGTGAAACGCGACGGCCGCAACAGCATCCTCGACCACGACTGA
- a CDS encoding HpcH/HpaI aldolase/citrate lyase family protein, which translates to MSTNVRSAGRPAGLARPRSLLFAPGNRADLIAKLPRSAPDAVVIDLEDAIPGTPEAKAAARPVARDAARDLIAAAPHLPVFLRVNAVHSPYFADDLHVLTPELAGVVVPKLERADDVRQVVNALATFGLTLPILAGLETGAGVWHAHEILREPAVQWAYFGAEDYTTDLGGRRTPGGLEVLYARSQVALAARLTGVPALDIVVTALNHPDRFREDAGLGRALGYAGKLCIHPAQVELTHELFGATPAETERARALLAAAHDAATQGHGAFSFEGQMVDEPMLAAARAILAQEGM; encoded by the coding sequence GGGAACCGCGCCGACCTGATCGCCAAACTGCCCCGCAGCGCCCCCGACGCGGTGGTGATCGACCTGGAGGACGCCATCCCCGGTACGCCCGAGGCGAAGGCCGCCGCCCGCCCGGTCGCGCGGGACGCCGCGCGGGACCTGATCGCCGCCGCGCCGCACCTGCCGGTGTTCCTGCGCGTGAACGCCGTCCACTCGCCGTACTTCGCGGATGACCTGCACGTCCTGACGCCCGAACTGGCGGGGGTGGTCGTGCCGAAACTGGAGCGTGCGGACGACGTGCGGCAGGTCGTGAACGCCCTGGCGACCTTCGGCCTGACCCTGCCGATCCTGGCGGGCCTGGAGACGGGCGCCGGGGTGTGGCACGCGCACGAGATCCTGCGTGAACCCGCCGTGCAGTGGGCGTACTTCGGCGCGGAGGACTACACCACGGACCTGGGTGGGCGGCGCACGCCCGGCGGGCTGGAGGTCCTGTACGCCCGCTCGCAGGTGGCGCTGGCCGCGCGCCTGACCGGCGTGCCCGCGCTGGACATCGTCGTGACCGCCCTGAACCACCCGGACCGCTTCCGCGAGGACGCCGGACTGGGACGCGCGCTGGGCTACGCCGGGAAGCTGTGCATCCACCCCGCGCAGGTCGAACTGACGCACGAGCTGTTCGGCGCGACCCCCGCCGAGACGGAGCGCGCCCGCGCCCTGCTCGCCGCCGCGCACGACGCCGCCACGCAGGGCCACGGCGCGTTCAGCTTCGAGGGCCAGATGGTGGACGAACCCATGCTGGCCGCCGCACGCGCCATCCTGGCGCAGGAGGGGATGTAG
- a CDS encoding glycerate kinase type-2 family protein, whose protein sequence is MVPRPADEPAEVLRRAFLSALDAVSPARLLAPHLGGPRPEFILAVGKASVPMARAALDAHAGVPTLVVTPHGSAPLGEVWPWVEVIEAGHPVPDGGSVRAGRAALERLGSLRAGQRALVLLSGGGSALLCAPRGVTLAQKQALTGELLRCGADITQINTVRKHLSAVKGGGLALATRARVRTLVLSDVVGDPLDMIASGPTVPDPTTFADALAVLDRYGLAAPEARAFFLSGAPDTPVALPDSEATVIGGNRHLLEAAREALTAQGVPTLILGDTFTGEARALAAFHASVIRSVQEHGTPAPRPVALLSGGEATVTLGPDAGRGGRNLEFALALLTELGGTPAGLRGVHVLSAGSDGVDGSSDAAGAILHPDSLDRARALGLDPRESLRRHDAHPFFEALGDLLRTGPTGHNVGDVRAVLIE, encoded by the coding sequence ATGGTCCCCCGCCCCGCCGACGAGCCTGCCGAGGTGCTGCGCCGCGCGTTCCTGAGCGCACTGGACGCGGTCTCCCCTGCCCGGCTGCTGGCGCCGCATCTGGGCGGGCCGCGCCCGGAGTTCATCCTGGCGGTCGGGAAGGCCAGCGTGCCGATGGCCCGCGCGGCGCTGGATGCCCACGCGGGCGTGCCGACGCTGGTGGTCACGCCGCACGGCAGTGCTCCACTGGGTGAGGTGTGGCCGTGGGTGGAGGTCATCGAGGCAGGCCACCCGGTGCCGGACGGGGGCAGTGTCCGGGCGGGCCGCGCGGCGCTGGAGCGGCTGGGGTCGCTGCGGGCCGGGCAGCGGGCGCTGGTGCTGCTGTCCGGGGGTGGGAGTGCGCTGCTGTGCGCGCCGCGCGGCGTGACCCTGGCGCAGAAGCAGGCGCTGACCGGCGAGTTGCTGCGCTGCGGGGCGGACATCACGCAGATCAACACGGTCCGCAAGCACCTGTCGGCCGTGAAGGGCGGGGGGCTGGCCCTGGCGACCCGCGCGCGGGTGCGGACGCTGGTCCTGTCGGACGTGGTGGGGGATCCGCTGGACATGATCGCCAGCGGGCCGACCGTGCCGGACCCGACCACGTTCGCAGACGCGCTGGCCGTGCTGGACCGCTACGGGCTGGCCGCGCCGGAGGCCCGCGCGTTCTTCCTCAGCGGCGCGCCGGACACGCCGGTGGCCCTGCCCGACTCGGAGGCGACGGTGATCGGTGGGAACCGTCATCTGCTTGAGGCCGCGCGGGAGGCGCTGACGGCCCAGGGGGTGCCCACGTTGATCCTGGGGGACACCTTCACTGGCGAGGCCCGGGCGCTGGCGGCGTTCCACGCGTCCGTGATCCGCAGCGTGCAGGAGCACGGCACGCCCGCCCCGCGCCCGGTGGCCCTCCTGTCGGGCGGCGAGGCGACCGTCACGCTCGGCCCGGACGCCGGGCGGGGTGGGCGGAACCTGGAGTTCGCACTGGCCCTCCTGACCGAGCTGGGCGGCACCCCGGCGGGGCTGCGCGGCGTGCACGTCCTGTCTGCGGGGAGTGACGGCGTGGACGGCAGCAGTGACGCGGCGGGCGCGATCCTGCACCCGGACAGCCTGGACCGCGCCCGCGCACTGGGTCTGGACCCGCGCGAGTCCCTGCGCCGTCACGACGCGCACCCCTTCTTCGAGGCGCTGGGGGACCTGCTGCGGACCGGACCGACCGGGCACAACGTCGGTGATGTCCGCGCCGTGCTGATCGAATGA
- a CDS encoding MaoC family dehydratase: protein MNEDLNRPQGRYLEELTPGTVIRHRVTRTVTEADNVFFTTMTMNPQPLHLDHEYAAASEFGRPLVNSLLTLSLLVGLSVHELTLGTLVANLGLTDVVFPKPVFHGDTIRAESEVLEVRESRSRPDAGIVIVEHRALNQRGEVVARCKRTALMQRRPA from the coding sequence ATGAATGAGGATCTGAACCGCCCGCAGGGGCGTTACCTGGAGGAACTGACGCCCGGCACCGTGATCCGGCACCGCGTGACGCGCACGGTGACCGAGGCGGACAACGTGTTCTTCACGACGATGACGATGAATCCGCAGCCGCTGCATCTGGATCACGAGTACGCGGCCGCGTCCGAGTTCGGGCGGCCGCTGGTGAACAGCCTGCTGACCCTGAGTCTGCTGGTGGGCCTGAGCGTGCACGAGCTGACGCTGGGTACGCTGGTCGCGAACCTGGGATTGACGGACGTGGTGTTCCCGAAACCGGTGTTCCACGGCGATACCATCCGCGCGGAGTCGGAGGTGCTGGAGGTCCGCGAGAGCCGCAGCCGCCCGGACGCGGGGATCGTGATCGTGGAGCACCGCGCGCTGAACCAGAGGGGCGAGGTCGTCGCGAGGTGCAAACGCACGGCATTGATGCAGCGGCGGCCCGCCTGA